The nucleotide window CAATGCTTTTGCTTTTGATGAACATTCTGCACTGTCTCCATTTGCAAAAAGTATTGGATTTAAAATCACTGACCAGGTGCTTGCCCTGGATGGAAGAACAGTAGACATTAAAAAAGTACAGGATTTTATCGGGTATACCCGAACCATTAAAGACGGACAGGAAGTTACCGTAACTATCCTGAGAGATAATGCAGGAAAGAAAGAGAAAATGACGCTGAAAGGAAAAGCAATACTGGATAAAATGACCATGGAAACCCCAATATTTAAAGCGAATCCTACTCCGGAAGAGCTGAAATTACAGACCCAGTGGCTCACTGGTAAAAAATAAGAGAAAAGCGGGGAAAAATTTCCCCGCTTTTTATTTTCTAAGGCTGATATTTATTCTTATTCTTTACCATTCAAACCTGACAGGTTTTGAAAACCTGTTAGGTTTCTGTTTACAAGTGATTTTCTGTTTACAACTCATTAAACCAGCATCACTCCTCTTTTCTGATCGTTATTCTAAAGGTACTTCCCTTTCCTATTTCCGTCTGGGAAATCTTAATATCTCCGTTGTGGTATTCATGAATAACTCTTCTGGCCAGCGACAATCCCAGTCCCCAGCCTCTTTTTTTGGTGGAATAGCCGGGATTAAAAGCATTTCGTGCCTGTTGTTTTGTCATTCCGCTTCCGTTATCTTTTACTTCAATTAAAATATTCTTATTTCTTTCAAAAACAGATATTGTAATAGCACCTTCTCCTTTCATCGCATCCACAGCATTTTTTACCAGGTTTTCAATTACCCAGCTTATCAGGATTTTATTGTGGGGCACCAAAACGGTATAAGTAGGAAGATTCAGAGTAAAATTGATTTTTCTGGAAATTCTGGTTTTTAAATAATCATAATTCTCCTGAATTGTTTTACTGAAATCCCTGTCGTTCAGTTCAGGAACGGATCCTATTTTTGAAAACCGTTCTGAGATGGTTCTCAACCTTTCAATATCTTTTTCAATCTCATGTACTCCTTCAGAATCCGGATTATCCAGCTTCATAATTTCTATCCATCCGATCATGGATGATAAAGGTGTTCCGATCTGATGGGCTGTTTCTTTTGCCAGACCTGCCCAAAGATACCCTTCGTCCGTCTTTTTAATGGTCCTGAAAAACCAGAAAGAAAAACCGAAATACAGCAGAATAAACAGACCTAAGATATAAGGTGAATACCTGAGATTATTAAGCAGGCGTGAGTTGTCATAATACACAAACTGGTTATTTCCATCCGGCACTTTAATCTCAATCGGGTCATAATTTTTCTCCATATTCCGGATCAGATCCTGCAGTTTTTCAGGGTTTTTGATTGTACTTTCAGGAATATTTCTGTAGTATCCGAGATCAAGAATCGGATTTTTATATTTATCTGTTACGATGAACGGAATTGTGTTATTGATGTTCAGGATATCCGGCAGCAGATCCAGAACATCCGTATCGGGAGTCTTCACTTCCTGCTGTATCCTTATCGCTTTGGAAAGCAGACTGATCCTTTTGATCTCCTCTTTTCTGAGAAAATTAATAAGCGATGTTGAAGCTACTATGATGGCAATTACCAAAGTAGTCATCACAACGAAAATGATCCAGTTATTCAGCCTGGTGAGGATAGATTTTCTCAAAGGTATTTATTTTAAAACATTCAGGATTTTCTGAAGCTCTGCATTTCCGCTTCCCTGATAGTTATTGATAATAATCGAAAATACATATTTTTTTCCATCCTTTGCGGTATGATACCCTGCAAAAGATTTGGTATCTCTCATGGTTCCGCTTTTCATCTTCATTCCATTATCCTGAACCGGAAATCCGTCATAATATGCTTCAAACCAGGATTGTTTTCTGGCATATAAAAGAGCCTGCACTTCTGCTTTTGCAGCTACATAATTTTGTGGAGAAAGTCCGCTTCCATCTGCAAAGTTGATCATATTTGGGTTGATTCCCTTTGACTTCCAGAATTCTTTCAGATAAGAAACTCCGCTTTTGAAGTTTGAATTTCCTTTTTTCTCTTTTCCTAAAGTTTTAATTAATGTTTCACCATACAGATTGATACTTTTTCTCAGAAACCAGTATACAATTTTATCCAGAGTCGGCGATTGGTAAGTGAGAATAATATTATTTTTCAGAGCTTCCAAAGCCTGTTTTCCATCAATTTCAAGCTGTGAATTTGTTACCGCTTTTCCTGAAAGCTCAATACCCGATTCCTTCAGCCATTGCTTTATTTCTGCTGCCAGCTGTAGCGGCGGATTAGGAGTAGAACCGGAAACCGTAACTGTTTTCCCTGACGGAAGCATCCCGTTAATCAGCGCAACATCAGAATGAGGAGCGGTAAAGATCAGGCTTTGATCTGAGCTTCCTCCTGTTTTCAGGTCATTCAGCCATTTCACTCCTTCTAAAGGATAAGAAAAGCTTTTAAAATCGGTTCCGTTAATATTAATATCAAACTGGTTTTCTTTCCAGTTGATTCCCCAAACACCGGCGCCATAATAATTTCCAAGATCATCCCACGGCCAGCCTCCCGGAATCGTCTGATGGTCAAAATAAGAATCATCAATGACGAGGTCACCCGATATTTTAGTTATCCCTGAATTTTTAATGGCATCTATCAGTTTCTTTTTAAAATTTTCTGGTTTATAGCCCTCATACCGCCAGCTTCCCAATGTAGGATCACCATTGGAACTGATAAACAAATTCCCGTTCAGCGTTCCTGCTGATATATTTCCGGAATAACTCGAAGTGGTGGTATAAGTGTAGTTTTTACCTAAAGTTTCCAGAGCGGCACCGGCAGTAAAAATCTTCTGTGTAGAAGCTGTAGAAAGGCCTTTGTTCCCCTGGTATTCGTAAATAAGATTGCCATTTTCATCCGAAACATAAAATGACAGGCCGGAAGAAATTGCTCCCGAAGAATCCATAAGATCCTTTGTAGCTTTGTCTAGTTTCTGGGCGATATTCTGTGCGGCAACGATCTGTACAGAAAGTGTGAGTACAGCAAGTGTTTTTTTCATTACATTGTTAATTTGGGTCTAAACAAATAGCATTCAAAAGTTCATTGCAATGGTATTAATGTTCCAAGGCATGAACCTTTTTTTCATGTCTAAATTCTAATCAAATATAGTTAAAATAAAAGCTTTTCATACTCCCTGAGATCATCTGAAGTGAAAAGAATCTGATGGCCAGGAGATTTATCAAATGAACGATCATGTCTGAAATATTTTTCATAATCATCTTCATCTATGAAAATATCCATCTGGCAGTCTTTAATATAGTCTGCTTTTTCTTCATACTCCTGAATAAAAAAACCGGATTCACTCCAGGGCTCATTATGACACCGCAGGCAATTCCTTTGATGAACAGCCTTATAACCGCATATTTCGCAATCCTGTAAGCCTTGAAATAATGCTGAAATTTCACCTCGTCTGTCTTCGGGAAAAAGCGAAAGCGGAATCGTTTTTAAAAGCAGATAGTAATTTGGCTCCTGCCATGAAAAATAAACTACTCCCTCCTCACTGGTATAAAGCCATAATCTCTGAAGGTCATATTCAACCTCAGCTTTAATGATATTTTTAATATTCAGAATGGTCTTACGGTCTCTCCTGATATTCTGCTTGTTATCGATTTCAATAACCGGCTGCTGCTCCAGGAAATGAGTAAGGCACAATGTGGTCTGCCATGAACCTATGGTTCTCATTTTACCTTCACTGCCACAGATTTCACAGGTTTTAACAGACAATTCTGAATATTTGTCTTTGATTTTTTTAAGTCTGTTATTAAGCGCTTCATCTTCAGAATAGGTATAGCATCTCAATCCGCCAAACTTTTCTTTTCCAAATACGTTATGCTTCGGATTCCAGCCAGCCATCGCAAATTCATACAGTAATTTCCGGATCAGTCCGTCCCATCCGGTGCTGTTCACCGAAAAATTAGTCAGGTTACGTTCTATGAAAAGGTTTATTTCTTTTTCGTTCATTAAAGTCTGCTTCCTGCTTCAATTTCGTAAGGTTCTTTTCCTTTTTCAAAAATCCTTGTCAGTTCACTTCCCTCAACGGTTATTGAATCTCCGGTTCTTCTGATCCAGTTTCCTTCTCTGAGCCCTACCACTTTGATGTCATTTTGGGTAAGAAATTCCCTGATGCGGGTTTCTCTGGTCTCTCCGTTATGCTTCAGATCCGGATTAGGATCCAGATAGTGCGGATTGATATTGAAAGGAACCAGCCCCATGCAATCAAAGCTTGGCGGATATACGATCGGCATATCATTCGTAGTTTTCATATTCTGACCTCCGATATTACTTCCCGCACTACAACCCAGATAAGCTTTTCCCCCTGAAACATTTTCTTTCAGAACAGACATCAGCCCTTCTTCATGTAATGTTTTAACCAGTAAAAAAGTATTTCCTCCTCCTGTAAAATAACCTTTTGCCTGGTTCAGCGCTTCTGCTTTATTTTCAAATTCGTGGAGACCTTTTACTTTTATATTGATGGTTTCAAAGAAAGAACTCGCTTTTGCAGTATAATCATCATGGGAAATACCTCCCGGGCGGGCAAAAGGAATAAACACGATTTCGTCAATACCTTTATACAATTGGATTAATTCTTCTTTCAGGTATTCCAGATATTCTCCACCAAAAAGGGTGGATGTTGAGGCTAATATGATATTCATATGACGAAATTATATAGTATTAATAAAAATGAAGGACAAAGATAACCTCAAAGATGAACGAATCAAAAATTAAATTAAAAAAAACATCAATCCCGTTAATATTTTCTAAAAAAACTTAAAGCCTCTAAAATTTAAGTTTTTGTGGAATTATTATTGAATTTTAGATTTTGACTTTAAAATATAAGATTATGAAAATGAGTAAAATTAATAGCCTATTCTTAGGTTTAATACTAGCAGGGAGTGTAAGTCTTGTAAATGCACAAACAACTCAACCGGAAACTACGGCCACAGCTAGCCAGTCAGCAAATCCAACTATTGAAGGACTTAAGAAGCAGGTTGAGGCCAATCCAAAAGATACAGAATCTTTAGCAAAATTAGCAGCAGCTTACCAGGATGCATCAGACTGGACGAATGCTATTGACACCTGGAAAAAAATCTCTGTATTATTACCGGACTGGGCTCCGTCTTATTACAGCCAGGCTTATGCCTATCAGTCTGCTAAAGATGATGCCAATGCAAAAATTGCTTATGAAAAGTATATTGCAACAGTAAAACCTGAAGAGGTAGAGCAAAATAAGAAAAACCTGGCATATGCCTATTTCTATCTTGCTTTCTCAGAACAGAAAACTTATCCAAATAAAGCTAAGGAGCATATTGCTAAATCAATTCAGTATGACCCGACCAACGAGGATGCTCTGAAACTTAGCAAAACATTAAATTCTTAGTAACATAAAAAATGCCGGAAAGTTTCCGGCATTTTTGTTATCACTAATGAATACTTAATTTATTCAATCTTCTTTCCAAAAAAATCGGTTTCGCCATGTAAGTGACGAATGATTTTCTCAATATTCCTCTGAATACTGGCTTCAGTTTTTAAATTATTGATATACCTTATCAGTTCATGCTTTCTTGAAGGAATCAGCTTTCCAAAGTTTTCCGTTGCCAGGCTGCTTTCTTTAATCGCCTTTTCCAGTTGAGGATGAATGGAAATACTTCTGTCAGAATCATCATACTCCAGTACGACTTCAATGATTTCTCCTATTCTTTTCGGAGAGTTTTTCAACATAATGAGGTTCACGTACAATCTCCATTCTCCCAGATATTTCATCAGGTTTTGTTTAAATTCCTTTCCGTTCACAGTTCCTTTTACCGGGATAGGGCTTTTATTTCTGCCTGATTTTTCAAAAATCGTGTTCAGTATTTCTTCCGGAACAAATACAAAAGGGTTAATTCCTATGATTTCCAATGTAGCGGTGAAACTCTTGTTTTCCATAATTCATAATTTAAAACGATCAGGCTGGACGCTAGAAGCAAAGTTAACTGTTTGATTTAAGATTAATAGAAAATTTTCTTTCCTATCTTCACTCTTTAAAACTCAAAATTCTCAAACTCTCAAACGCTCCCACTATATAACTCATATCCCGGACCCTGTAACTCAAAATTCATATCTCAGAACACAATTAATTCCCTATATTTGTATCAATAAATCTATTTATCAAAATGAAATTTTTTATTGACACAGCTAATTTAGAGCAAATTAAGGAAGCAAGAGATCTTGGAATTTTAGATGGTGTTACCACCAACCCTTCATTAATGGCAAAAGAAGGAATTCAGGGAGCTGAAGCCATCAAAAACCACTATAAAACAATCTGTGAGCTTGTAGACGGAGATATTTCTGCAGAAGTTCTTTCTACAACATACGAAGAAATGATCAAAGAAGGAGACGAATTAGCTGCTATTCACCCTAATATCGTTGTAAAAATTCCGATGATCAAAGACGGAATCAAAGCTTTAAAATATTTTTCTGACAAAGGAATCAAAACCAACTGTACATTGATCTTCTCTCCGGGGCAGGCTCTTTTGGCAGCAAAGGCAGGAGCTACTTATGTATCTCCGTTCCTTGGAAGACTGGATGATATTTCTACAGATGGTCTGAACCTTATCCAGGAAATCAGATTAATTTTCGATAACTATATGTACGAAACTGAAATCCTTGCAGCTTCTATCCGTCACTCAATGCACATCATCGACTGTGCTAAAATCGGAGCAGATGTTATTACATCTCCACTTCCTCCGATCTTAAGCTTATTGAAGCACCCGTTAACAGACAGCGGATTGGCTCAGTTTGTTGCAGATTCTCAGAAATTGGCATAATCACTGACTCTTAATTCAGATATAAAAATCCCGGAACGTTGTTCCGGGATTTTGTTTTTATGTCCAATCTTATTTCAGCAGATCCAGTTCCAGGATGTTGTTCTGCTTTTTAAGATCATTCTTCTTTTTTATTTCTTTAGCTTTTTGTGCTTTATCAATAGGAATCAATTTCCCGGATTCATCTATTTCCTGAATTTCAATTCCCTGAGCCACCATTTGTTTTTCACTTTTCATCGGATCTGCAAGATATTCTTTAAAGGCTTTCCGGTATTTGGCTTCCGTTATGGTAACCAGTGCATTAAACCTTTCTTTTTCTTTGGTACTCTTCCACTCATATCCGGCCGGAAGTTTTTTACTTCCTTTTAATTCATATGAATGGGTGCGGGAAGCATCTTCCATCTTTACAATCAATCCCGGAAGTCCTGAAAATTTATAAGGTCCGTCCTGGATGGGCAAATCTGCTGTAAACCACGCCGTCCATTTTCTGCCTGCGAAATTACAAACGGCTTTCTGAGCATTAAATGTTCCTATTTTTTCTTTTTCCGGAAGGATTTTCCACGCCTGTTTTCTTTCATCCTGCACCAAATATTCATCCGCAGATAAATTGTTAAAAAAGCTCACCGAATAATCAGGATAGCTTTTCTCTACACTATAAGGAATCTTGCCTTTAAATTTGATACCGGAAAAATTGACTTCTGTACTTCCAGCCTGTAACTGTTTTTCCATAGATGCAGTCATAAGCGAATCTGATTCAAAAACATCTTTACTGTAAAACTTGGATCCTTTGGAGACAACATCTAGAAACATTATTTCAGTTTCGGGTTTATCTTTGGCAGTAGAGTCAATACTGTATTTATATTCATAAATAAATCTCTGATTCTGGGCATTAGCTGCAAGAGCCAACAACATACTGAATGCAATAATTATTTTTTTCATGGATTATTAGTTGAAGTATTATTTAGTTTTCTTTTACAATTGATTTTACAACCCTACACGGATTTCCTACGGCCACTACATTATCAGGAATATTTTTTGTAACAACACTTCCTGCTCCTATTACTGAGTTATTTCCAATAGAAACACCCGGAAGTACAACTACATTTCCACCCAGCCATACATTATTCCCGACTTTTATTGGATGTGCATATTCCAGACCTTCATTCCTTTGCTGTGCATCCAGCGGATGACCTGCGGTATAGAAACTACAGTTGGGGCCGATAAACACGTTATCACCAAACTCTACTCTGGCACAATCCAAAATAACCAGGTTATGATTGGCATAGAAGTTTTTTCCTGCTTTTATATTATACCCGTAATCGCACCAGAAATTAGGTTCTATGCAGATATTTTCTGGTATACTGCCAATAATTCTTTTGAGTAATTGATATCTCTTTTCTGTGTCCGAATTTTTCAGGGCATTGTACTCCTGGCATAAATCCTTACAGGCAATACGCTCCTGAATCAGCTCTTCATCATAATTGGCATTATATAAAAGTCCGGCTGCACATTTTTCCTTTTCTGTCATAAGATATTAAGTTGGTGTTAACTATGGAAAGGTAAGAAATTTGTAACAATTATCTTAATTGATATTCATCACCTGCAACCTTATAAATAAAAAACAGAATAACATATATGCTATCCTGTTTATAGTAGAAAATATAATGATTTTTAGTTTACCAGATCCGGTTCAATCGGATTGTTATCTTTTTTAAGAGCTTCTTTAGTATTTTTTTCTATTTCCCTAAGTACCTGATTAGGATCTGAGATTTCTTTGCCGTCCCCGGTTCTAACCTTGAAACTGACTTTAGTATTGCCCTCTCCATTTTTCATCAGCATTTCCCTCATATTTTTGGCAGGATCATTTACATATGCTTTCCATACCTTTTTGAACTGATCTTTTGTTACTTCAAGCTCTTTTCCTCCTATTCCCAGTACTCTCACATGATCAGGAACCTGCATTTCCGATTCAGAAGCCGGAGCATTAACGGTTTTATTACCTATCATTGTCATAATATGGGATCCTGTGGTGTCTTCAATTTTGACAATAAGCCCGGGAAGTCCGTAGAAAACATAAGGTCCATCCTGAAAAGGAAGATCTGTCGTAAACCAGGCTATCCATTCTCTCCCTCCAAAGCTGGTAGTGGCTTTCTGCGCCTGATACTCCCCTACTTTTTGTTTCTCAGGTAGTATTTTCCATTCCGGTTTCTGGTCTTCTTTTATTTTATACTTATCTGTAGAAATACTTCTGAAAAGATAAGTTTTAAAATCAGGGTATTGTTTAGTTACTTTATAAGAAACCTGTCCCGGTTTTTCTCTTCTGTTGACACTGATGTTTCCGCCACCTGCTTTCAGCTGCTTTTCAAGTTCTGCCTTTCCAGTAGAATCTGCGACAAATTTATCACGGCTGTAATAGCTTGATCCGTTTTTATCGATATCGAGCATCATCATTTCTGTCTTCACATCTTCCTTATTATTGGAATCCGGAATAAACTTATATTCATAAAAAAATCTGTTAACCTGTGCACTGGCGAGCACTCCCAGAAACATAAAAAATAGAATTTTACTTTTCATAGTATATAATTAAAAAGGCTTTGCCAATCTGAAACCGACAAAGCCCGATGGAACTTTATTTCTTTGTTTCAATTCTTACTTCCCCCTGTTTAAAATCTCCTTTTTTCTGAGTATTAACATTGACTTTCGATATGTTGCCGGTATCTAATGAATTTACATCCTCCTTAGAAACTTCCCTCCCGTCAATATAATACTTGTATTTCACATCATCATTTCCGCTTATTCTGAAGTTTTTCACCCCATTCATGGCGATGTTTCCGTTACCATCTTTTTTGATAAAATCTGCGTTCATTACGATAACATCAGGTGAAGCGTTGGTCACTTTTATAAAGGTCCCGTCTTTAAAGCTGAATGATCTTTTTTCTGCTTCTGCACGAGCTCTTTCAACCTCTTTTCTGATTTTATCCCCATCTATTCGTATTCTTATATGTTCTTTGCGGATTCTATCTCCTTCAGCTCTTGCTTTTTCTCCCTCTGATCTTGCTTTTTCCCCTTCTAATCTGGCTCTAGCTCCTTCTGCTCTGGCACGATCACCTTCCAGAAAGGCTTTTTGTCCTTCTAGCCTCGCTCTGTCTCCTTCAATTCGTGCCTTCTCACCCTGGATTCTGGCTTTTTCACCTTCCTTCATTGCTCTTCTGGCTTCTTTCATCGCTTTACGGATTTCAGCCTTTTCTTTACCGCTCAGATCTTTGAAGTGAACAGTGTTATTATTTTTAAAATAAAATACTCTTGGAGCCTTCGGTGCTTTTGGAGTTCCCGGAGGAGTTCCCGGCGCATCCGGCGGTACAGGTGGGTCCGGAAAATCAACATCAATATCGAGGTTGGACAATTCCGGCAATTCTACTTTCATATGATCCAGGGCCAGCATTTTATTTTTCCATTCCGGAGATTTGAAATATTGATCAACCAGTCTTGATGTTTCATCTCCTATTTTCCCCATTTCTGAAGCAAGAAGATTAATTTCTTCTATTTTCTTATCAAAAGCTGACGTTTCAGGTTTCAACTTACTTAATTCTTTACTTTTTTGATTAAGTTCTTTTTGAAGTTCCGCTGATTTCGCTTTTAATTTAGGTAATTCCGGTATTGGATCTTTAACTTCTTCCTGCTGTATTTTTTCAGGTCTTACAGTGTCTTTCTTAATTTGTGAAACCGCTTTCTGAATGCTGATATTGGTTTCCTCAATTTCTCTGTTTTTCGCATTTACCAGGTAAGCAAAGGCTACTGAGAATAAAACCGGTAATGCAAAGATTCTTCGCGCATATCCGAACTTGGTTTTTGGTTTTTGTAACATCTTAAGTCTTTTTTTAAGGTTTGAACTTAGAAACGGACTGGCAGCAGGCAACTGTGTTCCGGAAAAGTGGCTTGCTAAAAGCATCTGCGCAAATGCTTTGGTGTCCGATTGTTTTACGGCTTTTTTATCAGCCAGGTATTCGTGGATAAGATTAATTTCTTTTTTGATGATATGAAAGAACGGATTGAACCAGAAAACAGAAGTTATAATCTCGATAAAAATCTTATCAAAAGAGTGTTTCTGCTCAATATGTACCATCTCATGCTTTAAAATCTGTTTTCCAATATCAGAATGCAGGGTAATAGCATTCTTCCAGAAAAGATTTTTAAAGTAGGAAAACGGGGCTTCATTAAGATCTGTACGGTAAAAATTGATCCCGTCAAAGCTTTCTTTCTGAAACTGTTTTTTAAACTGCTGGATTTTAAAAATCCCATAGATAAGCTTCCCTAGAAAATAGAGAGAAACCAGTCCCAGAGCTGAAAAAGTAAGGTTAAAATAAAGGTTACCATTGTCTATAGTTTTTTCTGTATTAAAATTCTGTATCCTGTCAAGAAGCATATACATATCACTATTTACCTCGATCGTAAAATCATCTACCTTTATAAGTGGTAATAACAGCGAGATCAAAATCGCCGCCAACAGATAAAATCTGTTATAATGATGGAATGTCTTGTCCTTTAAAGACAACTGGTAGTACAAAAACGTTACACCCGAACATAAAATAATTTTTCCAAAGTATAAAAGTATTGCTTCCATAGGTATTAGTCTTTCTTTTTGAGTTCATCCAATAGCATTTCAAGGTCTTCCACCGTCATTTCATTTTTTTCTACCAGAAATGAAACGGCACTTTTGTAAGAACCTTTAAAATAATTTTTCACAAGGCTTTTCATGGTTTTCCCGGAATACTGTTCTTTTGAAACAAGCGGAAAATACTCATGCTGTCTCCCATGTACACGATAGTCTACAAACTCTTTGTCCTTCAATACTTTTAAAATAGTAGAGACTGTATTGGTGTGCGGCTTTGGCTCCGGAAAAAGATCAAGAACATCTTTAAGAAATCCTTTTTCTATTTTCCATAAATACTGCATTACCTGTTCTTCTGCTTTTGTTAAAGTCTGAATTTTCATATCCTGTTCATTTATCAATTATTGATATAAAACCGTTTAATTCTATATCACTAAGAAATTAGTTATACAAATGTAGAAATAAAATTGAATCAAACAACTATTTTTTTAGTGATAAATAAATAAAAATAATAACTGACTGTAAATCAAGCAAATAAAAATAGTTAAAATATATTAATTTTTTAACGGAGTGAAAAATATACCTCCTTAATTCATATAAAAAGAAGCATTTAAAGGATAAATTCTTAAAACTTGTTAATTTTTATTAAATAAAATTAAAATGAATTTGTTTTAACCGGGAAATTATATTTATTTTAGTGCTTTAAAAATTTCTCATGAAAAGATATAATTTATT belongs to Chryseobacterium gleum and includes:
- a CDS encoding sensor histidine kinase, with product MRKSILTRLNNWIIFVVMTTLVIAIIVASTSLINFLRKEEIKRISLLSKAIRIQQEVKTPDTDVLDLLPDILNINNTIPFIVTDKYKNPILDLGYYRNIPESTIKNPEKLQDLIRNMEKNYDPIEIKVPDGNNQFVYYDNSRLLNNLRYSPYILGLFILLYFGFSFWFFRTIKKTDEGYLWAGLAKETAHQIGTPLSSMIGWIEIMKLDNPDSEGVHEIEKDIERLRTISERFSKIGSVPELNDRDFSKTIQENYDYLKTRISRKINFTLNLPTYTVLVPHNKILISWVIENLVKNAVDAMKGEGAITISVFERNKNILIEVKDNGSGMTKQQARNAFNPGYSTKKRGWGLGLSLARRVIHEYHNGDIKISQTEIGKGSTFRITIRKEE
- the dacB gene encoding D-alanyl-D-alanine carboxypeptidase/D-alanyl-D-alanine endopeptidase — its product is MKKTLAVLTLSVQIVAAQNIAQKLDKATKDLMDSSGAISSGLSFYVSDENGNLIYEYQGNKGLSTASTQKIFTAGAALETLGKNYTYTTTSSYSGNISAGTLNGNLFISSNGDPTLGSWRYEGYKPENFKKKLIDAIKNSGITKISGDLVIDDSYFDHQTIPGGWPWDDLGNYYGAGVWGINWKENQFDININGTDFKSFSYPLEGVKWLNDLKTGGSSDQSLIFTAPHSDVALINGMLPSGKTVTVSGSTPNPPLQLAAEIKQWLKESGIELSGKAVTNSQLEIDGKQALEALKNNIILTYQSPTLDKIVYWFLRKSINLYGETLIKTLGKEKKGNSNFKSGVSYLKEFWKSKGINPNMINFADGSGLSPQNYVAAKAEVQALLYARKQSWFEAYYDGFPVQDNGMKMKSGTMRDTKSFAGYHTAKDGKKYVFSIIINNYQGSGNAELQKILNVLK
- the pepE gene encoding dipeptidase PepE; translation: MNIILASTSTLFGGEYLEYLKEELIQLYKGIDEIVFIPFARPGGISHDDYTAKASSFFETINIKVKGLHEFENKAEALNQAKGYFTGGGNTFLLVKTLHEEGLMSVLKENVSGGKAYLGCSAGSNIGGQNMKTTNDMPIVYPPSFDCMGLVPFNINPHYLDPNPDLKHNGETRETRIREFLTQNDIKVVGLREGNWIRRTGDSITVEGSELTRIFEKGKEPYEIEAGSRL
- a CDS encoding YdeI/OmpD-associated family protein, yielding MENKSFTATLEIIGINPFVFVPEEILNTIFEKSGRNKSPIPVKGTVNGKEFKQNLMKYLGEWRLYVNLIMLKNSPKRIGEIIEVVLEYDDSDRSISIHPQLEKAIKESSLATENFGKLIPSRKHELIRYINNLKTEASIQRNIEKIIRHLHGETDFFGKKIE
- the fsa gene encoding fructose-6-phosphate aldolase, with the protein product MKFFIDTANLEQIKEARDLGILDGVTTNPSLMAKEGIQGAEAIKNHYKTICELVDGDISAEVLSTTYEEMIKEGDELAAIHPNIVVKIPMIKDGIKALKYFSDKGIKTNCTLIFSPGQALLAAKAGATYVSPFLGRLDDISTDGLNLIQEIRLIFDNYMYETEILAASIRHSMHIIDCAKIGADVITSPLPPILSLLKHPLTDSGLAQFVADSQKLA
- a CDS encoding GLPGLI family protein; protein product: MKKIIIAFSMLLALAANAQNQRFIYEYKYSIDSTAKDKPETEIMFLDVVSKGSKFYSKDVFESDSLMTASMEKQLQAGSTEVNFSGIKFKGKIPYSVEKSYPDYSVSFFNNLSADEYLVQDERKQAWKILPEKEKIGTFNAQKAVCNFAGRKWTAWFTADLPIQDGPYKFSGLPGLIVKMEDASRTHSYELKGSKKLPAGYEWKSTKEKERFNALVTITEAKYRKAFKEYLADPMKSEKQMVAQGIEIQEIDESGKLIPIDKAQKAKEIKKKNDLKKQNNILELDLLK
- a CDS encoding sugar O-acetyltransferase, with the translated sequence MTEKEKCAAGLLYNANYDEELIQERIACKDLCQEYNALKNSDTEKRYQLLKRIIGSIPENICIEPNFWCDYGYNIKAGKNFYANHNLVILDCARVEFGDNVFIGPNCSFYTAGHPLDAQQRNEGLEYAHPIKVGNNVWLGGNVVVLPGVSIGNNSVIGAGSVVTKNIPDNVVAVGNPCRVVKSIVKEN
- a CDS encoding GLPGLI family protein produces the protein MKSKILFFMFLGVLASAQVNRFFYEYKFIPDSNNKEDVKTEMMMLDIDKNGSSYYSRDKFVADSTGKAELEKQLKAGGGNISVNRREKPGQVSYKVTKQYPDFKTYLFRSISTDKYKIKEDQKPEWKILPEKQKVGEYQAQKATTSFGGREWIAWFTTDLPFQDGPYVFYGLPGLIVKIEDTTGSHIMTMIGNKTVNAPASESEMQVPDHVRVLGIGGKELEVTKDQFKKVWKAYVNDPAKNMREMLMKNGEGNTKVSFKVRTGDGKEISDPNQVLREIEKNTKEALKKDNNPIEPDLVN
- a CDS encoding M56 family metallopeptidase, whose product is MEAILLYFGKIILCSGVTFLYYQLSLKDKTFHHYNRFYLLAAILISLLLPLIKVDDFTIEVNSDMYMLLDRIQNFNTEKTIDNGNLYFNLTFSALGLVSLYFLGKLIYGIFKIQQFKKQFQKESFDGINFYRTDLNEAPFSYFKNLFWKNAITLHSDIGKQILKHEMVHIEQKHSFDKIFIEIITSVFWFNPFFHIIKKEINLIHEYLADKKAVKQSDTKAFAQMLLASHFSGTQLPAASPFLSSNLKKRLKMLQKPKTKFGYARRIFALPVLFSVAFAYLVNAKNREIEETNISIQKAVSQIKKDTVRPEKIQQEEVKDPIPELPKLKAKSAELQKELNQKSKELSKLKPETSAFDKKIEEINLLASEMGKIGDETSRLVDQYFKSPEWKNKMLALDHMKVELPELSNLDIDVDFPDPPVPPDAPGTPPGTPKAPKAPRVFYFKNNNTVHFKDLSGKEKAEIRKAMKEARRAMKEGEKARIQGEKARIEGDRARLEGQKAFLEGDRARAEGARARLEGEKARSEGEKARAEGDRIRKEHIRIRIDGDKIRKEVERARAEAEKRSFSFKDGTFIKVTNASPDVIVMNADFIKKDGNGNIAMNGVKNFRISGNDDVKYKYYIDGREVSKEDVNSLDTGNISKVNVNTQKKGDFKQGEVRIETKK
- a CDS encoding BlaI/MecI/CopY family transcriptional regulator, which gives rise to MKIQTLTKAEEQVMQYLWKIEKGFLKDVLDLFPEPKPHTNTVSTILKVLKDKEFVDYRVHGRQHEYFPLVSKEQYSGKTMKSLVKNYFKGSYKSAVSFLVEKNEMTVEDLEMLLDELKKKD